Within Gammaproteobacteria bacterium, the genomic segment GTCATTAAAGTGCAGGAAATCTATAATGAAATAACCGTTATGCCACTGAGTTCTCTCAAAATACGCAATAATGATGCCTGGATCACCACAAAAGTTAAAACCAAGCTATTTAATGACAAAGGTTTGGGTACATTCCACACAAAAGCAGTCACAGACAAGGGGATTGTCTATTTAATGGGGCTTGTCACCCACAAAGAAGCTGATGTTGTCACCGATACTGTTCGCCGAATTCCAGGGGTCAGGCGTGTTGTTAGAGTATTTGAGTATCAAGACCGAAAAAAGCAATAGGTCGGGTAAAACAGTGATATTTGCATACCCGACCT encodes:
- a CDS encoding BON domain-containing protein, with translation MQFKSNNSFNNYRKIALLLTLLLFIQGCVNLASDPRTSGTIIEDQAIELKIFNLIEADKALKNKIRINVTSYDNNVLLTGEALTKKTRARVVEHVRRVIKVQEIYNEITVMPLSSLKIRNNDAWITTKVKTKLFNDKGLGTFHTKAVTDKGIVYLMGLVTHKEADVVTDTVRRIPGVRRVVRVFEYQDRKKQ